From a single Desulfatiglans anilini DSM 4660 genomic region:
- a CDS encoding MaoC family dehydratase, with product MGVNVPVQERFFEDYLPGSVHHLGTVSVTEEEIIEFGRRYDPQVFHTDPVKARETAFGGLVASGWHTAAMAMRLLVERYLSPVSSVGSPGLKELWWLKPVRPGDSLTVRVTVLETRKSDSKPDRGIVRSLVEVINQEGDVVMRCDGINIILCRNV from the coding sequence ATGGGTGTGAACGTGCCGGTTCAAGAAAGGTTCTTCGAGGATTACCTGCCCGGATCAGTCCACCATCTTGGGACCGTCTCGGTGACGGAGGAAGAAATCATCGAGTTCGGCAGGCGTTACGATCCCCAGGTTTTTCACACGGATCCGGTAAAGGCCCGCGAGACGGCTTTCGGCGGCCTGGTGGCAAGCGGGTGGCACACCGCCGCAATGGCCATGCGCCTGCTGGTCGAACGTTATTTATCCCCGGTGTCGAGTGTCGGTTCGCCCGGTCTGAAAGAGCTTTGGTGGTTAAAACCCGTCCGGCCCGGCGATTCGCTCACTGTGAGGGTCACCGTCTTGGAGACCAGGAAATCCGATTCCAAACCGGATCGAGGCATCGTTCGATCTCTCGTGGAAGTGATCAATCAGGAGGGGGATGTTGTAATGCGCTGTGACGGCATAAACATCATTCTCTGCCGTAATGTTTGA
- a CDS encoding SDR family NAD(P)-dependent oxidoreductase codes for MENEKHPGDSFFKDKVAIITGASTGIGLGLSRGLLARGAEVYMCSRTPKNIAAAAESLRKHGGRVHAQVLDVRDEDAVNAYIEYVGSRGPIDYIFCNAGVGFGQAFTVTKREDWNTVFDVNLFGVVNCVHAVLPIMIKQGYGHIVNTASVCGIVPLPYQTVYAASKYAVVGFSEDLRYEMSFHNIKVTTVCPGAVDTMIFYRTLDYKLHMDMPKPPEAISIDQAADEILEGVEAGRNIIPVQDFARRMHHAIGANPSEVEETMWALANQRRGEPQYQADKLPGE; via the coding sequence ATGGAAAATGAAAAGCATCCTGGTGACTCCTTTTTTAAAGACAAGGTGGCTATCATCACAGGCGCATCTACAGGCATAGGACTCGGTTTGAGCCGTGGTCTGCTTGCGCGTGGGGCTGAGGTGTACATGTGCAGCCGAACGCCCAAAAACATCGCGGCGGCGGCGGAATCCCTTCGGAAACACGGCGGGCGCGTCCACGCGCAGGTGTTGGACGTGCGCGACGAAGATGCAGTCAACGCCTATATCGAATACGTAGGGAGCAGAGGTCCTATCGACTACATATTCTGCAACGCAGGCGTAGGCTTCGGCCAGGCGTTCACCGTGACCAAAAGAGAGGACTGGAATACGGTTTTCGACGTCAATCTGTTCGGTGTCGTGAACTGCGTTCACGCGGTCTTGCCCATCATGATCAAACAAGGATACGGGCATATCGTGAACACCGCTTCCGTATGCGGGATCGTGCCTCTGCCCTATCAGACCGTCTACGCGGCGTCGAAATATGCCGTTGTGGGGTTCAGCGAGGACCTGCGCTACGAAATGTCCTTCCACAATATCAAGGTGACGACGGTCTGTCCCGGGGCGGTGGATACGATGATCTTCTATCGCACCCTCGATTACAAACTCCACATGGATATGCCGAAGCCGCCCGAGGCGATCAGCATCGACCAGGCAGCCGACGAGATCCTCGAAGGCGTTGAAGCGGGTCGCAATATTATACCCGTTCAGGACTTCGCGCGCAGGATGCACCACGCCATCGGCGCCAACCCGTCGGAGGTCGAAGAAACGATGTGGGCATTGGCGAACCAAAGGCGCGGGGAACCGCAATACCAGGCGGACAAGTTGCCGGGGGAGTGA